One stretch of Oncorhynchus clarkii lewisi isolate Uvic-CL-2024 chromosome 3, UVic_Ocla_1.0, whole genome shotgun sequence DNA includes these proteins:
- the LOC139395583 gene encoding palmitoyltransferase ZDHHC18-A: MDVKTVLQFAATTRGLSLLIQALLNAAIPDHEADAFTPPRAEEPRLLDPAVQWFLGGLSHWDAEHFLFIAERGYLYEHNYAFFPLFPVILRGLAETILRPLSGCLTLRGRLLLAVALGNSALFLLSVVALYGLGRVVLQDRRLALVSSLLYCLTPANVFMTAGYSESLFAALTFGGLFLLERGYTFRACLALSIATAARANGLVNVGFLLYLPLQQALSKIWGLRKDNNRHNKCLHYTWIIARLLFTAALGTAVIALPFLVFQYYGYRVFCTPSLSLEQVSPALIQLAEDKGYRVPDENAPPPLWCLRPLPLLYSHIQDVYWDVGFLRYFQLKQIPNFLLALPMATLGMAAAYMYYRANPTRCLRLGLWDGGANKRPDKPTPGFYSPRVFLYVVHATMLLGFGTFCMHVQVLTRFLSSSSPVPFWISAHLLLLYEPLLQRRSPPTYNKGQQRGTPRTVFLYLPQNPIVHLLSRWKTCSIPTRWILGYFISYWLMGLALHCNFLPWT; this comes from the exons ATGGACGTGAAGACGGTTCTGCAATTTGCCGCCACCACAAGAGGCTTGTCACTACTAATACAG GCTCTCCTAAATGCTGCAATCCCAGATCACGAAGCTGATGCATTCACTCCTCCACGTGCAGAGGAGCCTCGGCTTCTGGACCCTGCAGTGCAATGGTTTCTAGGGGGCCTTTCCCACTGGGATGCAGAGCATTTCCTCTTCATTGCTGAGAGGGGTTACCTGTATGAGCACAACTACGCCTTCTTCCCCCTGTTCCCTGTCATACTGCGGGGGCTTGCAGAGACTATACTACGGCCCCTCAGTGGCTGTCTTACACTACGTGGACGCCTGCTACTGGCTGTTGCCTTGGGTAACAGCGCCCTCTTCCTGCTGAGTGTGGTAGCACTGTATGGACTCGGCCGTGTGGTGCTGCAGGATCGCCGTCTTGCTCTAGTCTCAAGTTTACTCTACTGTCTCACCCCTGCCAATGTCTTCATGACTGCTGGTTACTCAGAGAGCCTGTTTGCTGCATTGACCTTCGGTGGCCTCTTTCTCCTTGAGAGAGGATACACCTTCAGAGCCTGTCTGGCTCTGAGTATAGCTACTGCTGCAAGAGCCAATGGACTTGTTAATGTAGGATTCTTGCTGTATCTGCCCCTGCAACAGGCCCTGTCCAAGATCTGGGGACTGCGTAAGGACAATAACAGGCACAACAAATGCCTCCACTACACCTGGATCATCGCACGTCTCCTGTTCACGGCTGCATTGGGCACAGCAGTTATTGCGCTCCCCTTCTTGGTCTTCCAGTACTATGGGTACAGGGTGTTCTGTACACCCTCCCTCTCCTTGGAGCAGGTTTCCCCTGCCCTCATCCAGCTTGCTGAGGATAAAGGCTACAGGGTCCCTGACGAAAACGCACCCCCACCCCTCTGGTGCCTGCGACCCCTCCCCTTGCTCTACTCTCATATCCAGGATGTGTATTGGGATGTGGGCTTCCTGCGCTACTTCCAGCTTAAGCAGATACCCAACTTCCTGCTGGCACTGCCCATGGCAACTCTGGGCATGGCGGCAGCCTACATGTACTATAGGGCTAACCCAACCAGGTGTCTGAGACTGGGGCTGTGGGACGGAGGGGCAAATAAACGGCCAGACAAACCCACACCTGGATTTTACAGCCCCAGggtgtttttgtatgtggtgcATGCTACAATGCTCCTGGGATTTGGAACATTCTGCATGCATGTGCAG GTTTTGACCCGgtttctgtcttcctcctcccctgtacctttctggatcagtGCCCACCTGCTCTTACTCTACGAGCCTCTCCTTCAGCGAAGGTCACCACCCACATACAATAAGGGGCAGCAGCGGGGGACACCTAGGACTGTCTTCTTGTACTTACCCCAAAACCCCATTGTTCATCTACTGTCCCGCTGGAAGACATGCTCTATTCCCACACGATGGATTCTAGGGTACTTCATCTCCTATTGGCTTATGGGCCTGGCACTGCACTGTAACTTCTTACCATGGACTTGA